A single window of Scylla paramamosain isolate STU-SP2022 chromosome 27, ASM3559412v1, whole genome shotgun sequence DNA harbors:
- the LOC135114420 gene encoding uncharacterized protein LOC135114420 — MRDNGSTGCVVKEALVTPAQFTGEHVRVVMINGSMATCPIAVVDVETPFLTGRIQAAVMKQPIYELIIGNVEGVRDVRNTDAATQTEDQVGAALTRAQARDTRPVVPLKLTSPDELLNSANVTAAQKTDPSLANIRKQAAEGVSRVNKYGTTRFCQHRGKLYREVVSDLGETRSQFVVPAQYRHAVMEMGHCAALGGHMGRQKTQDRISHTFFWPGVMADIARFVRSCDVCQKTVDKGRVKPAPLRPMPLISEPFERVAVDIVGQITPRATDGSKYLLTCVDFSTRWPEAVPLKNIEATTVAEALVGIFCRVSIPNGTLKKMLKRLAAEQPKEWPRFVAPLLFAYREAPQSTLKFSPFELLYGRAVRGPLQVLRELWDEDVPSPEVRTTYEYVINLAGRLRETCRMAKEELLKAQEVQKAHYDRNARLRTQQPGQECLVLLPTAHNKLLAQWKGPYEVLERVSDLNYIVLIDGKRKRLHINMLKEYHAPTISGSAGAQEPAYAEDRATCLKAVRDIFSLSTAAKEEGEIKCSAAVIHDAEDVGDGPLTVQKRQTETVDDVTLSERLTPEEVSIIKDLLGEYAEVFSDKPRVARVSPHKITLTNRKPVKVKPYQVPLQLRDAVAEEIQEMEDLGIIERFDSPYCSPMVVVRKKGSSVRICGDFRRINAVTQIDAEPMFDQQEIFSRLSHSRVFSKLDLTKGFFQIPLDPESRKITAFATPSGLYQYRVLPFGLANSPAVFNRRIRQVLGNLNGVEVFVDDVLIHSTDLEDHIRLLRMVLDKLRDANMTVKPSKCELAKADVEFLGHKVSQGQCLCLEDKVQKIKEAPVPHTKRQVRSFLGLAGYYRRFVPNFAAVALPLYELVKKRAPNKVEWGPHEDRSFKALKSLLCKDPILQLPDPTKPFVLRTDASCEGLGAVLLQEKDGDIFPVAYHTRKLKPAEKNYSTVERELLAVVDGIKKFYFYLYGDEFVLQTDHMPLESLRTSKNANSRIMRWALYLQQFQMRVQYIRGRDNVGADVLTRCPYLVGIPAHNHPSFAPSSSILREDALGAWRGRRVSEANPDLKAVQNTLVSPREG; from the exons ATGAGGGACAATGGTTCTACCGGCTGTGTAGTGAAAGAAGCCCTGGTTACCCCTGCTCAGTTCACAGGAGAACACGTGAGAGTCGTCATGATTAACGGCTCTATGGCTACTTGCCCGATAGCTGTAGTCGACGTGGAGACGCCATTCCTCACTGGCAGAATCCAGGCCGCTGTGATGAAACAGCCTATCTATGAATTGATAATCGGTAACGTTGAAGGGGTGAGGGACGTTCGGAACACGGACGCCGCGACCCAAACCGAAGATCAAGTAGGTGCCGCCCTGACGCGAGCCCAGGCACGAGACACACGGCCCGTGGTCCCTCTCAAGCTCACATCACCTGACGAGCTGCTCAATAGCGCTAACGTCACTGCCGCACAAAAGACCGATCCCTCCCTTGCAAACATTCGGAAGCAAGCCGCTGAGGGGGTATCGAGGGTAAATAAATACGGAACGACTCGCTTCTGCCAACACAGAGGAAAGTTGTATAGAGAAGTCGTCTCCGACCTCGGTGAGACTCGGTCGCAATTCGTGGTGCCTGCACAGTACCGCCACGCGGTGATGGAGATGGGGCACTGCGCGGCCTTGGGTGGTCACATGGGGCGACAGAAAACACAAGACCGCATTAGTCACACATTTTTCTGGCCTGGCGTGATGGCCGATATCGCGAGATTCGTGAGATCCTGTGACGTGTGTCAAAAAACTGTAGACAAGGGCCGTGTGAAACCTGCGCCGCTAAGACCCATGCCCCTTATATCCGAACCATTTGAGAGGGTAGCCGTAGATATTGTTGGGCAGATCACGCCACGCGCGACTGACGGATCAAAATATCTACTCACGTGTGTGGACTTCAGCACCCGTTGGCCTGAAGCAGTACCTCTGAAAAATATAGAGGCCACAACGGTGGCTGAAGCGCTGGTAGGGATATTCTGCCGTGTGAGCATTCCCAACggcacactgaaaaaaatgctCAAGCGGCTGGCCGCCGAGCAACCCAAGGAATGGCCGAGATTTGTTGCTCCTCTCCTGTTCGCATACAGGGAAGCACCGCAGAGTACTCTGAAGTTCTCGCCTTTCGAGCTACTCTATGGAAGAGCAGTGCGCGGTCCACTCCAAGTGCTGAGAGAGCTATGGGACGAGGACGTGCCAAGTCCGGAGGTACGTACGACATACGAGTATGTTATAAACCTGGCTGGCAGACTTAGGGAAACCTGTCGTATGGCCAAGGAAGAACTCCTGAAGGCCCAGGAGGTACAAAAGGCCCATTATGATCGCAATGCGCGACTACGCACCCAGCAGCCTGGCCAGGAGTGCTTAGTACTCCTACCCACTGCTCATAATAAGTTGCTGGCGCAGTGGAAGGGGCCTTATGAGGTCCTAGAGCGCGTCTCCGACTTAAATTATATAGTATTGATTGATGGGAAACGGAAACGTCTTCACATTAACATGCTTAAGGAGTATCATGCGCCTACCATCTCTGGTAGCGCTGGCGCTCAGGAACCAGCATATGCTGAGGATAGGGCCACCTGTTTGAAAGCCGTGCgtgatattttttccctttcaacagctgcgaaggaggaaggtgagatcAAATGTAGTGCAGCTGTGATTCACGATGCAGAGGACGTAGGAGACGGTCCTCTCACTGTACAAAAGCGTCAGACGGAAACCGTAGATGACGTCACATTATCTGAAAGGCTAACACCTGAGGAAGTATCGATAATAAAGGATCTTCTAGGTGAATACGCGGAGGTCTTTTCTGACAAGCCTCGCGTGGCCCGGGTGTCGCCACACAAGATCACCCTAACGAACCGAAAGCCAGTGAAGGTGAAACCCTATCAGGTCCCTCTGCAGCTTAGGGACGCTGTGGCTGAGGAAATACAAGAAATGGAGGACTTAGGCATTATCGAGAGATTCGATTCTCCGTACTGTAGTCCTATGGTCGTCGTACGCAAGAAAGGCAGTAGTGTTAGGATCTGCGGTGACTTCCGAAGGATTAACGCAGTAACACAAATAGACGCAGAGCCCATGTTCGACCAACAGGAGATATTTAGCCGGCTGTCACACTCGAGGGTGTTTAGCAAACTGGACCTCACGAAAGGATTCTTTCAGATCCCGCTTGACCCCGAGTCAAGGAAAATAACGGCTTTTGCCACCCCCAGCGGCCTCTATCAATATCGGGTCCTTCCTTTCGGCCTTGCCAATTCTCCCGCGGTCTTCAACCGCCGAATAAGACAGGTACTAGGTAATCTGAATGGGGTCGAGGTTTTCGTAGATGACGTACTGATTCATTCTACGGATTTGGAGGACCACATAAGACTTTTACGTATGGTCCTTGATAAACTCAGAGACGCCAACATGACGGTTAAGCCGAGCAAGTGTGAGTTGGCCAAGGCAGATGTCGAATTCCTAGGCCACAAGGTGAGTCAAGGACAGTGCCTCTGCTTGGAGGACAAGGttcagaaaataaaggaagctccTGTTCCCCACACCAAAAGACAGGTCCGATCGTTTCTAGGGTTAGCAGGGTATTACCGCAGGTTTGTCCCCAACTTTGCAGCGGTGGCGCTGCCGCTCTATGAGCTTGTTAAGAAAAGAGCACCAAATAAGGTTGAGTGGGGTCCCCACGAGGACAGATCATTCAAGGCACTGAAGTCCTTGCTGTGCAAGGACCCTATCCTCCAGTTGCCTGACCCTACAAAGCCCTTTGTACTTAGGACCGATGCATCCTGTGAAGGTTTGGGTGCTGTGTTACTGCAGGAGAAGGACGGCGACATCTTCCCCGTGGCCTATCACACCAGGAAGCTCAAACCGGCAGAGAAGAACTACAGCACGGTAGAACGTGAACTACTCGCCGTAGTAGATGGAATAAAGAAATTCTACTTCTACTTATACGGGGATGAGTTTGTATTGCAGACAGACCACATGCCCCTGGAGTCACTGCGTACCTCTAAGAATGCAAACTCCCGAATAATGAGATGGGCTCTGTATTTGCAACAATTTCAGATGCGAGTTCAGTACATCCGTGGCCGAGACAATGTCGGGGCCGACGTGCT CACCAGGTGTCCCTACCTTGTGGGGATACCTGCACATAATCACCCCAGTTTCGCCCCTAGCAGCAGCATCCTTAGGGAGGACGCCTTGGGTGCctggagaggaaga AGGGTCTCTGAGGCCAATCCTGACCTGAAGGCCGTTCAGAACACGCTCGTGTCTCCCAGAGAGGGGTGA